A region of the Desulfobacterales bacterium genome:
ATATATCCAACAAAAACCATGCCATTGTTGTTCACTTTTCCATTTGACCATAAAACTGGTTTCATCCAAATTGTTTATATTATATTTATCTTTTTTGATAAGCTCACTTCCTTAAAAAAACGTCAGGTTCTTTTACATCATGTAAAAAATTTTTTAAAATTAAGTTTTGATTTAAATTGTATTCTGATTGCAAATTTGAAAACTTTATGTAAAAAAACAAAGGAAATATCATTTGGATTTAATATTAAAATATATTCTAAATATAGAATATATTGATTTGAATTCAATATGACTAAGGCTAAAATTATTAAGACTACAAAATTTATATATTTTATATATTCTATTTTTAGAATATATTTGTTTTAAGAGGATAATTTCTAATGACTGCACAAGAGATTCTTAATGCCTTTATTGAATTAGGAGATGTATCACGATCAGAGTACGCACAGCGATTTTTCAAGACAGGGGAGAATATGGGGAAGGTGATAAATTTCTTGGAATCAAGGTTCCGGTTTTAAGGCAGGGGCTTTACGGCAAAGTTGTAAAAAAAATAGCGATCACCATTTACTTAATGTTTCTGTTGATCGCTATTTTATACAAAATATAATTTTTTTATTATTGATTAATTAAAAGCCTCAATCATGGAAAGAATCTGACCATGATCAAATCCTTTAAGTTTAATAGCTCCAGACCTGCAAGATGCAGCACAAACTCCGCATCCTTTGCAAAGGGTAGATTGAATCATAGCTTTTCCAGATTTTTCATCAAAGCGCGGAGCAGAATAAGCGCAAACTGATATACAAACTCCGCAGCTCGTGCAATTTGCTGGCACAACTTCAGCTACTGTTCCTGCAACAGAAATTATTTTTCTTGATAACAAAGTAACAGCTCTCGCTGATGCTGCTTGAGCTTGAGTTATTGATTCATCCAATGTTTTAGGAGCATGGGCAAGTCCGCAAACAAATACACCGTCAGTTGCAAAATCAACAGGTCTTAGCTTAACATGTGCTTCTGCAAAGAAACCATCTTGGTTTTGAGGCACTTTATAAAGTTGAGCAAGAGGATTTTCTTTTTCAGGAATTACTGCTGATGCTAAAACTAATAAATCAGTAGATACTCCAATTTTTTTTCTTAAAACATAGTCTGTAAAATTAATATCTAATTTATCACTGCCTTTAGATACATTCATTTTTTCATCATGGTTATATCTAATAAATGATATTCCTTTGCCTCTTGCGGTTCTATAAAGATCTTCCCTTAATCCATAAGGTCTCATATCCCGATATAAAATATATATATTCATATCCGGATTAATTTCTTTCAGCGTAAGAGCACTTTTTATGGACTGAGTGCAACAAACTTTAGAGCAATAAGGTCTTTCTGGAATTCTTGAACCCACACATTGAACAAATACAGCGGTTTTAACTGATTTTAATGAGTCAGGTTCTTTATTAAATTTGTTTTGAAGTTCTAATCCTGTGACTACTCTCCTGTCTTTGCCATATTGATACATGTTTGGCTTTAGTTCTTCTGCTCCACATGCAAAAATAGTTACACCATGTTCTAATATTCTTTTTTCACCGTTTATATTTACAGAAGTTTTAAAATTTCCAACATAACCATCAACGTGTTCAATGGAGGTCTTCATTAAAATTTCTATTTTTTCATTCTGTTCAAGTTCAGATACAAGCTTTTCCACATATTTTTGAACATCTTCATTTTTCCATGTTTTATGGATGAATCGAGCTTGACCGCCAAGCTGTTCGCCTTTTTCAATTAAATAAGTTGGATAGCCTTGCTCAGCAAGGTTTTTAGCTGCTTCCATTCCAGCAACGCCTCCACCTATTACAAGAGCTGACTGTTTTATTTCAAGCTTAGGCTCTGTCAAAGGCTCAAGCATACCCATTTTTAAGACAGACATTCTAACAAGATCCTTTGATTTTTGGGTAGCAGCAACAGGGTCAGTTTTATGAACCCATGAGCAATGATTTCTAATATTTACAAGCTCAAACAAATACTTGTTTATTCCAGCGGAAACCAATGTTTCTTGAAAAAGAGGATCGTGAGTTTTTGGTGTACAAGCTGCCACAACTACTCTATTAAGGTGTTTTTCCCTTATGAGCTCTGTTATTTTGTCTTGAGTAGCTTGAGAACAGCTAAACATA
Encoded here:
- a CDS encoding CoB--CoM heterodisulfide reductase iron-sulfur subunit A family protein, whose translation is MQKDVIGAALVVGGGVTGIQAALDLADSGYFVYLVERTSSIGGIMSQLDKTFPTNDCSMCIMSPKLVEVGRHINVELLTLSEVTGISGETGNFQVNVTQYPRYVDVSKCIACGLCAEKCPKKVPNAYEQGLINRKAIYVKFAQAVPLKYAIDADNCIYLTKGKCGNCAKVCPAGAIKYDDVKQERVLNVGTVVLAQGTGTFNPANHDTLGYKKYPNVVTSIEFERILSASGPYGGHLIRPSDKKEPQKIAWLQCIGSRDEHIGAKGYCSSVCCTHAIKQAMLAKEHSHDPLDTTIFYIDIRTYGKDFEQFYNRAKHDGVRFIKSKVTTVIPDSEDNGKMVITYIDEAGKRLDEGFDIVVLSVGLETTKEGVALAKKLGVDLNHYNYVENSSFRPVETSTKGIYVCGAFAAPKDIPSSVIDASAAAGVAGTILAKSRHTLTKTPVIPIEKDLRGDPPRIGVFLCRCGTNIAGVVDIPDLVEYSRSLPNVIYAEENMFSCSQATQDKITELIREKHLNRVVVAACTPKTHDPLFQETLVSAGINKYLFELVNIRNHCSWVHKTDPVAATQKSKDLVRMSVLKMGMLEPLTEPKLEIKQSALVIGGGVAGMEAAKNLAEQGYPTYLIEKGEQLGGQARFIHKTWKNEDVQKYVEKLVSELEQNEKIEILMKTSIEHVDGYVGNFKTSVNINGEKRILEHGVTIFACGAEELKPNMYQYGKDRRVVTGLELQNKFNKEPDSLKSVKTAVFVQCVGSRIPERPYCSKVCCTQSIKSALTLKEINPDMNIYILYRDMRPYGLREDLYRTARGKGISFIRYNHDEKMNVSKGSDKLDINFTDYVLRKKIGVSTDLLVLASAVIPEKENPLAQLYKVPQNQDGFFAEAHVKLRPVDFATDGVFVCGLAHAPKTLDESITQAQAASARAVTLLSRKIISVAGTVAEVVPANCTSCGVCISVCAYSAPRFDEKSGKAMIQSTLCKGCGVCAASCRSGAIKLKGFDHGQILSMIEAFN